Proteins encoded together in one Gigantopelta aegis isolate Gae_Host chromosome 8, Gae_host_genome, whole genome shotgun sequence window:
- the LOC121379262 gene encoding uncharacterized protein LOC121379262 isoform X1 codes for MNLSMRTFTRLYLVILELFASRLTAADGCVEGHRFELEFRNAVPSEVASLKKVGVTQGDCAMWCYRLYAGNCGAVFFQKENRSCSIYNSSFPCLTLHDLSGTQGFVYVKSPPQPIKNCLVWPATEGIHPLNISGEVPTPTGYYDSDEWLVSTIITLQCV; via the exons ATGAATTTGTCGATGAGAACATTTACACGCCTGTATCTCGTCATACTCGAACTGTTTGCTTCAAGACTGACTGCAGCTGATGGGTGTGTGGAGGGACACAGGTTTGAACTGGAGTTCCGTAACGCTGTTCCTTCTGAAGTCGCGTCTTTAAAGAAAGTTGGCGTCACACAAGGCGACTGCGCGATGTGGTGTTACAGACTGTACGCGGGGAATTGTGGGGCGGTTTTCTTTCAAAAAGAGAACAGATCGTGTTCCATCTACAATTCCTCGTTCCCCTGTCTGACGCTGCACGATCTGTCTGGGACGCAGGGATTCG ttTACGTCAAAAGCCCACCACAACCTATCAAGAACTGTTTGGTGTGGCCAGCTACAGAAGGAATCCACCCCCTGAATATCTCCGGCGAGGTTCCTACTCCCACTGGGTATTACGACAGTGACGAGTGGTTGGTAAGTACTATAATAACACTACAGTGTGTTTAG
- the LOC121379262 gene encoding uncharacterized protein LOC121379262 isoform X2 yields MNLSMRTFTRLYLVILELFASRLTAADGCVEGHRFELEFRNAVPSEVASLKKVGVTQGDCAMWCYRLYAGNCGAVFFQKENRSCSIYNSSFPCLTLHDLSGTQGFVYVKSPPQPIKNCLVWPATEGIHPLNISGEVPTPTGYYDSDEWLETGTSTC; encoded by the exons ATGAATTTGTCGATGAGAACATTTACACGCCTGTATCTCGTCATACTCGAACTGTTTGCTTCAAGACTGACTGCAGCTGATGGGTGTGTGGAGGGACACAGGTTTGAACTGGAGTTCCGTAACGCTGTTCCTTCTGAAGTCGCGTCTTTAAAGAAAGTTGGCGTCACACAAGGCGACTGCGCGATGTGGTGTTACAGACTGTACGCGGGGAATTGTGGGGCGGTTTTCTTTCAAAAAGAGAACAGATCGTGTTCCATCTACAATTCCTCGTTCCCCTGTCTGACGCTGCACGATCTGTCTGGGACGCAGGGATTCG ttTACGTCAAAAGCCCACCACAACCTATCAAGAACTGTTTGGTGTGGCCAGCTACAGAAGGAATCCACCCCCTGAATATCTCCGGCGAGGTTCCTACTCCCACTGGGTATTACGACAGTGACGAGTGGTTG GAAACAGGTACATCCACTTGCTGA